One Vicia villosa cultivar HV-30 ecotype Madison, WI linkage group LG5, Vvil1.0, whole genome shotgun sequence genomic window, acactattaaaatataattaataatattaatattttaatttgtataaaaaaatattaatattttaatttaggaTAAGATTTTAGCATTATTTTGTATcctttcactacaagaaaattggcaGATTACGACGGTTATTTTGGCAGATTACGACGGTAAAAAATGCCTCAATATACAATCTACGACGGTTGTAGTACCGTCGCAGAATCGAGTGTCCCCACGGTTGCCAAAACTGTCATACCAACAGTCGCGCTAGTTCACGACGGGTTGGAACTGACTTAAACTAGAAATGGAGGCGGTTAAAAACCGTCGTAAATATgcctttgatttttgttttcgTTCTTATTCGCGACGGTTTATAACTGTCGTGAATGTGATATCCCGACGGTTGGAACTGTCGTAAATAtatctttaaattttattttcgttGTTGTTTGCGACAGTTTAAAACGATGTGGTATCCATTATTAGTTTTTATCTCttgtattattagtttttgtaaaTGTGTGAGACGGTGGGCTCACCGTCGTGAAGTTTGATAAATTTTAAGTAAGTGGGCGCGACGGTTGGTTCACCGTCGTGAcctatgatgggtttctcatggTGCAGGGCATGTGTTGTTTTGTTTGGTGGGCGACAGTTAATGTACCGTCGTAACATATAATTTAGGGCGGTTTTTAAACCGTCGCGAACTGATTTTTAGGGCGGTAGTTATATAACCGtcgttatatttaatattttttttaaatgtaaggATGGTAGGTGTATACCATCGTGATACGCGTCTCTGTATTAGAGTTACGACAGTTATCAAGTAATTGTCGCAATTTTTGTAtcgtaaaaccctaattttcttgtagtgtttatATTTTGTACCCTTTATATTATACACTCATGATTACCAGGTTTATAATTGTTGTGTAATTAATCAAAATACCAAATATACACGACACATAGTGAGATACAAATTTGAAATTTatgataatatattaattattttgtaaatGCTTTTAAAATTGATAAATTTGTTAAATTTGAGCTAATGAAAATTATTGTCAATttaatgtgtttgttttattattttattttaattggaaCAATAATTATCCAACTACTCAAATATAATTTGAGTAGAGTATGCGGGTTAAACAACCTTGTTTAACTCGGTTCACATAAATCCATAAATTAACTGAATTTCTCTCTGTTTATCTGTAATTATTGTGAGTAGCAATtaaaaaaaggaagagaaaattACATAAAACACAACACAAAATATTTATTCAACTTCTCTAACTATAATGGATTAATTACGATAAAtgctaataatatataattatatttaattttaaaaattatttcattattttaatttaacttaAATAATAGTTATCTAACTTCTCTAATTATAATTAGAGCTAAGTATGCAGGTCGACCCGTCCTTTTAACTCGATCCGCATTAAGCTGGAGATTAAACGGTTCAAGTTGGTATTTTCGCAATTATTAACTGGTTACACTCTAACATTTCAAAACAATAGAATAAAACATCATAAATGTTAATTACAAATTGGTTGCGATACGCTGCATTTATTCAAATTCTCTAACTATAATGAATTAATtacaataaatattaattataataattgtatttaatttaagaaataatttgattattttaatattaattcacTGTTAAGATTAAACGGTCCAAGTTGGTCTGTTCGCAATTACTAACGGGTTGTGATACGCCGTAACTTTTCAATACATTTCAATATGGCATAAATGCTACATAGAATATTTACTCAAATTCTCTAACTATAATGATTTAATTACAATAAaggttaattataataattatatttaatttaagaaatgatttgaatattttaatattaGTTGACTACTAATTATTCACATTATCCAAATATAATGGTGGTTAATTCAAATAAAtccatattataatttatttaattaattttagaatatattttgttattttaatttaacttGAATTATAACTATCCAACTTATCATATACATGAATTACCATTTCTAATCATATTAAGTCATCCGTGCGAATGCACCGATTTGCATGGGTCGAGTGATTACACAGTAAAATAAATCACTTATCCAAAATTCAATAGCAGAAAGATAGAATGGTGTATTTCTTTACTCCTAAACTCCATGTACAGACAAAAGAAAGTTAATATATTCACACAAAAGATAAATGACATTACgcgacccgtgcgaatgcacgaatCCTTTACTAGTTtgttttaaaactaaaaataggTTTGTGTTATGGAAAGGGCAAGTGACCAGATTATAAGCGAAGATTGAGACAGCACAAAAGAGTCAAGTAAACTTAGATGTGCCGGCGATAATAGTCATTGAATCCTTTATATATAAATCTTAAGTTTCTACCAGCGCAGATTTAAGTCAAAATTTTCACTAAACCAAAGGAGTGAGTGAAAGGGTatataaaaattagaaaaaaagtaAAGTGAAAGAAACAATAAAGTATCATTTTCTATAGGGTAAAGATATTGTCGGTAGAAAAGAATTACTGTCAATACATCAATAATTCGTTTTGGATATTTAAAATGGAAAATTCAatctatataataaaattaaataaatttagtaATGTATGTGACTGTATTTCACGTCTCTATTAGTAATTTTCAGCTATTTTTAGACAATCTTTGTTAGATAATAATAGTCTTTGAAAGGACACATTTTTGGAATATGTGACTGACTGTGTCGGTGACTTGGTTTATTGGAAAATTTTGCAACTTGTCCATTCCAATTCACTCATAATTTCAAACTTCGCCACCATATGATAACAAAATATTAGGTTGCAATGTTGAAAATTCACAATGAAATATTGACTTATAGTAATTAAAGTGCCACGTACGTCATTACCGATTAAAGATTGAGACATACACTTATGATTACTATAAAAGAAAGTAGTCACTCTTGTGTTTCATGCACCAAAAACACTAACATGGCTTCCTTAACCTTCCTAGTGTTACTCCTTCTTGCTCTTGTCATTCCTCAAGGGTTTGCCAACTATGAGAAACCTCCGATTTATCAACCACCGGTGAAAACACCTCCAATCTACAAGCCACCAGTAGAGAAACCTCCTGTTTACAAACCACCTGTTGAGAAGCCTCCTGTATACAAACCACCAGTAGAGAAGCCACCCGTGTATAAGCCACCCGTTGAGAAACCTCCTGTTTACAAACCTCCTGTTGAAAAACCTCCTGTTTACAAGCCACCTACAGAAAAGCCACCAGTATACAAACCACCAGTTGAGAAACCTCCGGTGTACAAGCCACCAGTAGAAAAGCCTCCTGTGTACAAGCCTCCAGTTGAAAAGCCTCCAACATACAAGGCACCAGTTGAGAAACCTCCGGTTTATAAGCCACCGGTTGGGTATCAGCCACCAGTTTACACTCCTCCTCCGTATTAGAAAATGCTATTAAGGAAGTATGCTAAATAAGAAATATATAAGGTTTACAAAGCATGGAATCTATATTCTTGTAATCTTCATTTCAATCCTTTGTTTAAGATGTCATTGCAAAAACAAGAATGTGAGTGTAAAGCAGAAAGAAAATTGTGCTTTTGTTctctatattataaataaaagcaTCATGGTTTAAATGTTGTTTTGTGTTCTCAGTATTAATCAACATAAAGAATTGATCAACTTAATTTCTTGTTTTTCCCCATTCTTAGTCTTAGAAACCTAATTTTCATAGTTAAGTAAAAAGATAGACTAACATTGAGAGATGTTGCTTTTGATACTCTTTCGCACTTCCTAACACATAGTTGTTGGAATCATGTTGGTTTAAAGAAAAATGAGTTATAACTATTTTTATGATAACAATTCACATATGACTAAGGCGACATAATTACAATGACTTTGTGTCTCTCTCTTATTATAACATCTAGTTTGATTCAAAGGCATGTCTAGATATTACAAAGTAGCTAATAAGAAATATTTGTCTGGTATTCTAATTTGTTAAGGCATGTCTAGATATTACAAAGAAGTTAATAATAAAAgtataaaactaattaaaaataagaaaattggTTGTGATATATGACCTGCAGGGGCGGAGTCAAGGCTCAGCTAGCCCGGGCAGGCGCCCGGGCTCaaaccctattttctttgtactctccccaatttaatagttgatttttagacaaACTCAGGGGCAAAATTAGGGACaatattagtaaaaatagggtgtgaattaaaacagataaataatcaatggtgtaaagtttttgcccaggctacctaaaatttctggctccgccactgttcGCATATTggtaaatatttaataatttaataataagaaaatggataataataaaactaattaaaaaatatttacgaCCATTAATTTGTTGAAAGGGATATTGCCAATTGGGTGTGGTATATGACCTTCGCATATTGGTTTGTTCAATGACCTTCTTCTATAAATAAATAGCAAAGTGTTAAAAAATGGTATAGCTATTATTCATTTCATTCATTACACATCTCTGGCAACCGTGGTTGTTTAAGGTGTTGTGTTATTTGATAAAGTTAAGGTGTTGTGTTATCGTTTGTCTATATCAATATTGGTTGCAGCCATCAACACGAATTTTTGACAGTTAGGTTATTGAATAAGAAAAGTAAGAAAAATAGAATATTGTTGTCCAAACATAACTTTGATGGATGATAAATTTAAATTACATACACATCACTATGGTTATCTTTGTGCAAAGACAACCAGGCCCTTATTATAGAATCTAGGTATTTTGcactaaaaaaaaattgacttgtAGTGACTGTCAAAATCCGTGACTATATGTTAATTAGTTGTAGATAGAGGTCGAATTGTAAATCACTTGCGGCTATGTTGGCCGTGTACTATACAGCGCGACTAACAGCAGATTTTTGTGTGTTGGTATATGTTTTTCCAACGAGCATATATCTTTACCTACAATTCTCTTTGTATGTTACTATTTCTCTTAGAAAATTATCTTTTTGGCTACGGCATGTGACCGTAGGTAAAAGTGGtatcttaaaatatatttttaagaataaataaatttttaataaatatttatagtaattAATAGCATTCGTATCTGTTGGAATATTATGTATATATTCCAATATAgtgagatgaattgaaaaagttcattaagttaaagtcccacatttgttagttgaaaaaactcgttagtcccacattgcttagattagaaatcttggctagtttacttcattatataaggaagtcacttgtttcattccaaaacacgccaaaaacttattttgagtttttccttcctcactctcataactccgcgtctttcgaattgtcgaagcgccaacttctccccctttctttctactcgttgaattttctgaGTACTTTCTTaaattctccttagagaatattgttaatttctcctcgtttgagttgagaaattctcaagtataatttttttttcttggattctctttagagaattattgaaatttctcttggtttgagaaattactatgACTGGTtgttataccagatactaagatggtatttataccatatttgaatggtcctagtaccatctgagggtgtatttctagaccgattatctaccgtgcaagtagtaatcgtatagtatagaactgggttgttttatcctggaggcgtcgtggttattaagagctgctttgcataattttggcagtaccgcgaaacgtcttaaagaaagcgtaccaatctgcgactcgacccggtaatttcttcggtggcaaacttgttaaaatcgttatccaaaaattttaagacgtttcgaattgccgtggctactgaagaaattattggtatttctgcggatactttctttgacaaactgttcatgtttgagagatgtcacttcaaatgttaGCAAAACAAATGATGATTTTCTTCTTAATGTTGAAAAATATAGCTAACATTCTGACCGAGGACATTTTGTTGCTCCTTCTGGATCAACCGAACGAACTAACTGTAAGAATATGAGGATCAAAAGGAACACGTAATAGTGTTCAAGCTGAATCTGCTGCACAGATTAAAGCGAACAATTTACAGCTTAGGAAAGAAATCACCTCATAGAAAGAATGATTATAACATTCTGAATAGAATCACAAATGATCTGTATGACTATTACAGTAAttgtgatacttcaaaatatgtttaagaggctctgaaaaacaagtatgacattTGAAGAAGCTGGAGAACAGAAGAATGATTTTAGCAGATACGTGAAGTATCAGATGGTAGTTGAAAGGTCCATAGAAACTCAAAGTCACGaacttcaaaagattgctcataaGATCATCATTGAAGGTATGTATTTATaagcaatttgaatttcttttattattgacaaactgcccctagtttgaaagtttttaagaattatgttttgttacaaaataaaataattttttttagagactgattattctcattaaagaagaatatcagagatatgattaaatagaaaagtcttggttgttttaaacaacaaaaagaaattcgGTGTGGTTCTAAAGCCATATGACAAATCATTATAGAATTAGAACTGCAATattgtgaaccgaattaagaatgggaacccttctatggccccaattgctccaactagacaacaaccaccacctcaaagaaatgacgttttccttttgtttcaactgtggaaaaCTAAGTCATATGGCTAAGAGATGTAGCATGTAATGCTTGAACTTGGTGTAGCCCGTAATGCACGAGTTAACCTGGCTAATGgaaaatttattcatatgatcattgaaatcaacatggttgatGGATCTGATGGTTGGTGGATAAACACACGCGTCTCTCGTCGTGTTTCCTATGATCGTGTTACGTTTAAAACATACACAAATACTAAAGATAAGAAAGTATTGTTAGAAGATGTCCACATCACTAATGTTGTCGATATTGGAGAAGTGGGACAAGGTCCACCTATGAAAAGACTTTAATCTTGAAGAATGTCATGTATACTTCTGATATTATAaagaatcatgtttatgttttttttcttcttcttataaatAAGGAAAGATTTAGTCAATTTATTGGGGtagatttgtacaccatcatcacaaagaatgatatttttgtaaatgatatttttgtgaatgagATTGATAAGTTAAAAAACtttgtaaagaatttgaaaatgatttagtaagaatttgtagtgataggtagtatgtatgattctagtttatttaataatttttataaactacATGAAATTGTACATGAAATGACTGCTCCATATTCCcctgaaatgaatggtaaagcagaaACAAAGAATAGAATTCTTACTGAACTttttgttgcaattatgatgaattctggtgctgcacctcactagtgggggaaattttattgactgtttgttatgtcctgaatagagttcccaagtcaaaaaataatatctatccttatgagatattaaagaaaagacaaccaaacttgtcttatttgagaacttggggatGTCTAGCTTATGTCAGAATTCTGGCCaaaacgagttaaactcgctagtagagcatatGAATGTGTACTCATCGGGTATGCagcaaacagtaaggcatataggttttatgacctaaatgcaaaagtgatcatagaatcaaatgatgttgatttctatgaagacaaatttcccttcaaatcgagaaatagtgggggcactcaatTGAGTCTCATTcctgtgataagaagcacagaaagcaaACAATGTAGAAACAAAACTTCGACAAAGTACAAGAGTAAGAGTTTCTAAATACTCGGGCCTGATTATGTggcttataatgtagaagaatatccaataaatcttcaagaagctttgtcatctctggatgcagacttatggcaagaagctattaatgatgagatagattctctGGAGTCTAACAAGACGTGGcacttagtagacttgcctcctggatgcaaaccaatcggttgtaaatggattttgaaaaagaaactaaaacctgatgtatttattgataaatacaaggctcgtcttgtagccaagggttttagacaaagagaaaatgtagatttcttCGACACCTACTCTCCAGTCACTAGAATTACATTCATTAGGGTACTTATCTCAATTGTTGCTATTTATAATTTGAcagtacaccaaatggatgtaaaaacaacttttttaaatggtgacttagaagaagaaatctatatggaacaaccggaaggttttgtgatccatggacaagaaaacaaggtctgtaagttagataagtccttgtatggattaaaacaagctcaTAAGAAATTGCATGAAATTTTTGATAACTTAAGAATATCAAATGggtacaaagtgaatgaaagtgacaaatgcgtttattacaaatctgagaatcgcatttgcactatcatatgtctataGGTAGACGATATACTCATATTTGAATCAAACATTCACTCCGTTAATGCTATGAAATCATTGttgtgcaacaactttgatatgaaagacctcggaaaagcgagtgtgattcttggcatcaagatcacaaaatttgaacgaggaatttctttggatcaatcacattacgtggaaaagatcttaaagaaatacaAATACTTTGATTGTAAACCTGTATGCACACCATATGATCCAAGTGTGAAATTTTTTAAGAACACTTGTGAAAGTGTAAGACAAACAAAGTATACGAGCATCATTGGCAGCCTTAAATATGCCACTGATTGTATTAGACCCGACATTGTATATGTAGTAAGATTGTTATGCATATTTACGAGTATACCGAGTAACGAACACTGACAAGCTATTGAGAGAGtcatgaggtaccttaaaaggaccaTAGATCTCGACCTACATTATCAGAAATTTCCTGTTGTACTTAAAGGATACAGTGATGCAGATTGGAATACCTTGTCAGGTGATTCcaaagctactagtggctatgtattcaacatagTTGGAGGAGTTGTATCTTGGAAATCCAAGAAGCAGACTATCCTGGCTCAGTCCATGATGGAGTCTGAAATGATCGCATTAGCCaatgctagtgaagaagcaagttggttaagatgcttgctagctgagattcCCTTATGGGAAAAACCTATGTCAGTTGTATTGATCCACTGCGATAGTACCGCGGCTATTGCAAAAATtgagaaccgttattataatggtaaaagacgtcaaataagaagaaagcacaacgcctttagagattgtatctctaaaggagctgtaagagtggatcatgtacgcactgatgaaaacttagcagatcctttgacgaaaggattagctagagagaaagtccataatacatccaaaaagatgggactaatgcctatacataaatgagttgctcatgatggtaacccgacctaaatgactagagatcccaagaaataggttcaatgggtaataacaagttgtgagtaatatgaggcgatcatgctagagtaaataaaagaagtatgaatcctgaagtaataagaggatgagataatagaaactcttaatgagattTATACTCtgtatgagggagtacctaggctacaggagtactcttgatagactcacctatgtgattgtggaactgaggccggttcctatggaatttcgaggcagaattcctagagccttcactaaaccgggatacacgtgcagggccattaaagcacgggctattaagaatacaccttaagaaaaggttgcgggcgggtctgatgtctgagatagagttcaagacaatagtgtcactcttgttgaatcggaatcctacttgctacgcaaaggttcaagtcgtagacacctttgcttatgcacaatcttaaAAACGTTTGACGTTACTTCTGAAACacttttttaaattcaagtgggggattgttggaatatTATGTATATATTCCAATATAGTGAGATGAATTAAAAAAGTTCATTaagttaaagtcccacatttgttagttgaaaaaactcgttagtcccacattgcttagattagaaatcttggctagtttacttcattatataaggaagtcacttgtttcattccaaaacacaccaaaaacttattttgagtttttccttcctcactctcataactccgcgtctttcgaattgtcgaagcgccaacttctccccctttctttctactcattgaattttccgagtactttcttgaattctccttagagaatattgttaatttctcctcgtttgagttgagaaattctcaagtataattttttttcttggattctctttagagaattattgaaatttctcttggtttgagaaattactatgACTGGTTGTTATtccagatactaagatggtatttataccatatttgaatggtcctagtaccatctgagggtgtatttctagaccgattatctactgtgcaagtagtaatcgtatagtatagaactgggctgttttatcctggaggcgtcatggttattaagagctgctttgcataattttggcagtaccgcgaaacgtcttaaagaaagcgtaccaatccgcgactcgacccggtaatttcttcggtggcaaacttgttaaaatcgtgatccaacaGTATCCTTATTGTTTAAGACAAAATTGACAACACATTCATAGTGTTAAAAGCAAATAATGTTTAAAATGTTATTTCAAAGTATGGTTGAAGTAGTTCCATTAAACTTTGGAGGAAAAATCAATTGCCCAGGGATATCACAATAGTTGGTAATGAAGATGTCAACTAGGATGTGCCAGACAACAGGTATGACATGTTAGTAACTAAGTTTCAAACTTCAGACTTGACAAGTCTGAAGTGAATAGATGACTTGTTCAAACATGTGAATATGAGACATGTGTTAAAGAAAATGTCCAAAACATTGTGTCCACCTTAAGGAGAAAGGTTGGAGGGAAGATATTTCATGTGAGTGTATTCTCTGCTTACTTTTATAATGTGTCATTCCATTATGAAACAAGTATTCAAAAGTCTTCAAAGAAGAACTGAAGCTGAAAGGGAGCTAGGTGAAGAAACCCTTGATTGCAAAGAAATCATGAAAGTTACTGAGTTAATAAAGACCGTTACTAATGATGGTCATAACTCTAAATAGTAGATCAATGAGTTTAGAAAGGTGTATGATAAAGGAAAATGGTATTCCTAATGGTTGCTGAGAATCATCTACAAGcgtaattttttgaaatatgtCTCAGACATTGTATCCAACATGTGCGTAATGTAacacccaaattctacccaacgaatattcggtaattataacaaaaaaaagagtTATACAAAATTTTATCAACAAATTAAATGTCACATTTACTTCTTAAAACAACGACATATTAATCACATAtaacatagatacataacacatagcTCGGATGAACGATAACAACATAATTCAACCTTTAAAAACAACTTTTCATTAATAAGCAGCGGAATCTGCAAACTCAACTCCAAATCTCTTAACATCTTTTATGTAACCAAAATAAATTCAACTTAACAAGTATTCAAAAATATCGACATAAACTTCAACAACTAAAGGAACGACAACAATTAAACATCAAGCGTTCATCCCCCctagtgctacgtatcagagcgacaacaccGACTCGACTcatggcaactaaatcttcatcaccacaattacctgcacgttaccagtataaaggtaacagcgaaacaaaagaaaaggggtgagatatcaaaccatataaatagagttatgataaacagtatatattcaggttcaagtcataacattcatcacTATGCGGTATAATCGTTACTGTCCAATTTACTTCACTATTTCAATCACAATGATACACGTCAAAATATCACACGTAAATTCATGTTCAAGTCACGACAATTCCCATAAGTTCGTACATCAAACCACAAAAACTCATAATCATTCAAAATGGgatgcgactctaacaaatgcaaatgcatgtggtacccagggttTCATCCCCCATCGCtaattgccaattaatagaggcgtCAAACagacataagccttcgtcaccGTTTTCCAATCTAGGCCGTCACGAAAATGCAATCATGCGACTCGATGAAGGCAACATCACAAATATATTCACTATAACAATTGTCACGAGGCATACTCCTATATCACAATTAATTACCAATAATTAGAGGTAATTTCATCGTCACTTTAAATCCTGCACTTCACAATAATTTCACAAAAATATTCACATCACAACGTCGCAATATGTCAAAACacgaaacaacaacaataattcatcaACAATAATTCAACACGATTAATCTACGCCAATCATCGCGATACTTCAAAACACTCACAAAACACATCGCATCACGACATCACCAAAACAACGGTTAACGGACTATTTCCGGACTCCCTAAATATTATCCTAACCGCTATATATTTTCCGtctaatatctatttatttttgcTCACTAAGTATTTTACTCTGCTACTGTCAAATATATTTGTACTGATGCTTCACTAGACCAACTGCTTAATTTATTCTCCATGCTACTGAATCATCCCTGTCATTCATAATGACTCTGCTATTCTCTACTGTTTTTCCAACCCTGTTAAAATCAACACTGCTGTATATTACACTACTACTTAGTTCAGCTATTAATATATACTACTAATATTTCCTTCGAATTCCTTGTTACTCATCCTCCATTGTTACTGTATGGCTTCTACTAATAATTATCTACTACAAAAATGTTTCTATTATTTCTTACTACCTGTACTAAACGTATATATAGGCAAAATAccttttttggtcccttaactataccccaaGGTACATTCcggtcccttatctttaaaaagtgtcaaagtggtcctttaattattcaaaagcgtccacgttagtcctttccgtccaaaTTTTGCTAACGGCGTCAACTTTTCCATGCTGGCATCTGATGTGTGACACATGTTTATACACGTGGAGTTTGACATGGCATATGATTATTAAGGTCATTAAAATTCTGAAAAAAACATTCCAAAATATTGGCTTTAGCCAGGATTCGAACACAGGCCATCTTACTTACAAGTGATAACAACTTACCACCACACCACTTCATAATTAATGTTTATTGTTTCATTCAAGACAATATCAGTTATTGATTTGCAG contains:
- the LOC131604538 gene encoding repetitive proline-rich cell wall protein 2-like, with translation MASLTFLVLLLLALVIPQGFANYEKPPIYQPPVKTPPIYKPPVEKPPVYKPPVEKPPVYKPPVEKPPVYKPPVEKPPVYKPPVEKPPVYKPPTEKPPVYKPPVEKPPVYKPPVEKPPVYKPPVEKPPTYKAPVEKPPVYKPPVGYQPPVYTPPPY